One segment of Macadamia integrifolia cultivar HAES 741 unplaced genomic scaffold, SCU_Mint_v3 scaffold538, whole genome shotgun sequence DNA contains the following:
- the LOC122069143 gene encoding GDSL esterase/lipase At3g26430-like isoform X1, whose protein sequence is MMDSSHTFGILVLMTPFYIGLLSSIVILSVPAFASNTSCNFLAIFNFGDSNTDTGADSATFSLVTPPNGETFFHMPAGRPSDGRLTIDFMAERFGLPYLSAYLDSLGTSFIHGANFAVSEATIRPSDKSRTGRGPSPFYLDVQVSQFQQFKSRSQLIRNGGEIYTNLLPEEKCFGQALYTFDIGQNDIALGLYNNQSLEEIKADIPDVINKLSKNIQAVYGLGGRSFWIHNTGPLGCFPYILTKFPVSNASDIDKAGCATPYNELSQYFNQKLKEAVVEMRKQLPLAAITYVDIYSIKYLLMSQPQDFGFQQPLVACCGFGGKYNFTNTARCGQTVVVDGKPTFIGSCANPSVRVNWDGSHLTEAANKFIVDQLVTGKFSDPPIPLQNACNRDESSA, encoded by the exons ATGATGGATTCTTCTCATACCTTTGGTATACTTGTTCTAATGACTCCTTTCTATATTGGGTTGTTGTCTTCCATAGTGATTTTAAGTGTTCCGGCCTTCGCTTCAAATACAAGTTGCAATTTTCTGGCAATCTTCAACTTTGGGGACTCAAATACTGATACAGGAGCTGATTCTGCTACCTTCTCTCTTGTCACCCCACCCAATGGGGAGACCTTTTTTCACATGCCTGCTGGAAGACCTTCAGATGGAAGGCTTACCATTGATTTCATGG CTGAAAGATTCGGATTACCTTACCTCAGCGCATATCTCGATTCATTGGGAACTAGCTTCATCCACGGTGCTAATTTCGCAGTATCAGAGGCGACAATCAGGCCATCGGATAAAAGCCGAACTGGGAGAGGACCCAGCCCCTTCTACTTGGATGTGCAAGTCTCCCAATTCCAACAATTCAAATCCAGATCACAATTAATCAGGAACGGAG GTGAAATTTACACAAATTTGTTACCCGAGGAGAAGTGTTTTGGTCAAGCTTTGTACACATTTGATATTGGTCAAAATGATATTGCTTTGGGTTTATACAACAACCAATCTCTAGAGGAAATCAAAGCTGACATTCCTGATGTAATTAACAAGCTCTCCAAGAATATTCAG GCAGTGTATGGTTTAGGAGGGAGATCATTCTGGATCCATAACACAGGTCCTCTTGGCTGTTTTCCATATATCCTTACAAAATTTCCAGTCAGTAATGCATCTGACATAGATAAAGCTGGTTGTGCAACTCCTTATAATGAGCTGTCACAATACTTCAATCAGAAGTTGAAGGAAGCTGTTGTGGAAATGAGAAAGCAACTTCCCTTGGCTGCCATCACATATGTGGACATTTACTCTATCAAGTACCTTCTCATGAGCCAACCTCAGGACTTTG GATTTCAGCAACCACTGGTAGCTTGTTGTGGCTTTGGAGGTAAATATAACTTCACCAATACCGCACGATGTGGGCAGACAGTAGTTGTGGATGGGAAACCAACATTCATAGGATCTTGCGCAAACCCTTCTGTTAGAGTTAACTGGGATGGAAGCCATTTAACCGAGGCAGCTAATAAATTTATTGTCGATCAACTTGTGACTGGAAAATTttcagacccaccaatcccttTACAAAATGCATGCAACAGAGATGAATCTTCTGCATAA
- the LOC122069143 gene encoding esterase-like isoform X2 → MMDSSHTFGILVLMTPFYIGLLSSIVILSVPAFASNTSCNFLAIFNFGDSNTDTGADSATFSLVTPPNGETFFHMPAGRPSDGRLTIDFMVSEATIRPSDKSRTGRGPSPFYLDVQVSQFQQFKSRSQLIRNGGEIYTNLLPEEKCFGQALYTFDIGQNDIALGLYNNQSLEEIKADIPDVINKLSKNIQAVYGLGGRSFWIHNTGPLGCFPYILTKFPVSNASDIDKAGCATPYNELSQYFNQKLKEAVVEMRKQLPLAAITYVDIYSIKYLLMSQPQDFGFQQPLVACCGFGGKYNFTNTARCGQTVVVDGKPTFIGSCANPSVRVNWDGSHLTEAANKFIVDQLVTGKFSDPPIPLQNACNRDESSA, encoded by the exons ATGATGGATTCTTCTCATACCTTTGGTATACTTGTTCTAATGACTCCTTTCTATATTGGGTTGTTGTCTTCCATAGTGATTTTAAGTGTTCCGGCCTTCGCTTCAAATACAAGTTGCAATTTTCTGGCAATCTTCAACTTTGGGGACTCAAATACTGATACAGGAGCTGATTCTGCTACCTTCTCTCTTGTCACCCCACCCAATGGGGAGACCTTTTTTCACATGCCTGCTGGAAGACCTTCAGATGGAAGGCTTACCATTGATTTCATGG TATCAGAGGCGACAATCAGGCCATCGGATAAAAGCCGAACTGGGAGAGGACCCAGCCCCTTCTACTTGGATGTGCAAGTCTCCCAATTCCAACAATTCAAATCCAGATCACAATTAATCAGGAACGGAG GTGAAATTTACACAAATTTGTTACCCGAGGAGAAGTGTTTTGGTCAAGCTTTGTACACATTTGATATTGGTCAAAATGATATTGCTTTGGGTTTATACAACAACCAATCTCTAGAGGAAATCAAAGCTGACATTCCTGATGTAATTAACAAGCTCTCCAAGAATATTCAG GCAGTGTATGGTTTAGGAGGGAGATCATTCTGGATCCATAACACAGGTCCTCTTGGCTGTTTTCCATATATCCTTACAAAATTTCCAGTCAGTAATGCATCTGACATAGATAAAGCTGGTTGTGCAACTCCTTATAATGAGCTGTCACAATACTTCAATCAGAAGTTGAAGGAAGCTGTTGTGGAAATGAGAAAGCAACTTCCCTTGGCTGCCATCACATATGTGGACATTTACTCTATCAAGTACCTTCTCATGAGCCAACCTCAGGACTTTG GATTTCAGCAACCACTGGTAGCTTGTTGTGGCTTTGGAGGTAAATATAACTTCACCAATACCGCACGATGTGGGCAGACAGTAGTTGTGGATGGGAAACCAACATTCATAGGATCTTGCGCAAACCCTTCTGTTAGAGTTAACTGGGATGGAAGCCATTTAACCGAGGCAGCTAATAAATTTATTGTCGATCAACTTGTGACTGGAAAATTttcagacccaccaatcccttTACAAAATGCATGCAACAGAGATGAATCTTCTGCATAA